Genomic DNA from Peribacillus simplex NBRC 15720 = DSM 1321:
TTAACTATGATTTTTGTGGTAATCTTCGCAAGATTCATGACAGTATCCAGTCTCGTACCATTTAAAGATTGTTGGGGAAAAAGGGGATCTAAATAATTCACGACGGCTTTTAGGTGATAATCACCCAATTCAGGTAATGATTTACTCATGGCTTCACCAGGGCAAAAGGGACCTTTTGTCAGAAAAATAGAACCTATTTGATGATAACCTCCCAAACAAGCATCGATGCCAAAAATAAAGGGATTTTTAATTTGCTTCTTTATTTCTTTAAAAACACTTTTCAAATTAAGGGCGTGAACAGGTTCTGCAAGTGTTCCGAAGACAGGATAAGGGACTTGGTTTTCTCTTAGCATCGTCCCTACTAAAGGCCCGAATGAATCTCCCGTGGAACGATCTGAACCAATACATAAAAAGATGATCTCTTTGGACGTTGGCCGAAGAATTCTTGCGACTTG
This window encodes:
- the yyaC gene encoding spore protease YyaC, giving the protein MYPFKGRKKGETKKERQYCNYTLETKAEGEIDEMSYQVARILRPTSKEIIFLCIGSDRSTGDSFGPLVGTMLRENQVPYPVFGTLAEPVHALNLKSVFKEIKKQIKNPFIFGIDACLGGYHQIGSIFLTKGPFCPGEAMSKSLPELGDYHLKAVVNYLDPLFPQQSLNGTRLDTVMNLAKITTKIIVKAF